The proteins below are encoded in one region of Phaseolus vulgaris cultivar G19833 chromosome 1, P. vulgaris v2.0, whole genome shotgun sequence:
- the LOC137815332 gene encoding protein MAIN-LIKE 1-like, with amino-acid sequence MYEQLGDGSYANTRQLAGYVTLFSSWIYEHFPSIGHRQLRDAYVEDEPRCMKYVVGSRLSTLASVRMQLDSLCVGAVQWMPYEEHRAVRPFEWISLFSGYIRLRGCRQMHLPERVLRQFGYIQCIPSHPTTVHHGDPSTSDIDHRWLDYNANLVQGVVLAADVGTCVPAYLEWFRSISHPYIIQMAEDDRPPVITHYGRRQGGNDTISEHPAVGLCRRIASTLQLIAINCRRITFCTTIN; translated from the exons ATGTATGAGCAGTTGGGAGATGGTTCCTATGCAAATACTAGACAGTTAGCTGGGTATGTCACGTTATTTTCATCATGGATATATGAGCACTTTCCGAGTATTGGACACCGACAGCTTCGGGATGCCTATGTTGAGGATGAGCCGCGGTGTATGAAATATGTGGTCGGGAGTAGGTTGTCCACACTTGCCTCAGTTCGAATGCAATTAGATAGCCTCTGTGTTGGTGCTGTTCAATGGATGCCCTATGAAGAGCATAGAGCGGTGCGTCCTTTTGAGTGGATTTCATTATTTTCAGGGTACATTCGGTTGAGGGGTTGTAGGCAGATGCATTTGCCTGAACGTGTACTCAGACAGTTTGGATATATACAGTGTATCCCTAGTCACCCAACCACCGTTCATCATGGCGATCCATCCACATCTGATATCGACCATCGATGGTTAGATTATAATGCTAACCTCGTACAAGGTGTAGTATTAGCAGCTGATGTTGGAACTTGTGTTCCTGCATATTTGGAGTGGTTCCGGTCTATATCACACCCATATATCATCCAGATGGCTGAGGATGATCGACCTCCGGTGATTACCCATTATGGACGACGTCAGGGCGGGAATGATACTATCTCTGAGCATCCCGCAGTG GGTCTTTGTAGAAGAATAGCATCCACCTTGCAGTTGATTGCAATTAATTGTAGAAGAATAACATTTTGTACAACTATTAATTAG
- the LOC137814035 gene encoding pentatricopeptide repeat-containing protein At2g41720 — protein sequence MASTGTHCLQLPGAAASTHRRTSISCKKKTDKIAFKETKEGFVDYDLGLHEVSTKISGLRKDNIATHYRLRVAGNRFQKDWTVSEVADLVLSLDLSDDIDGLLNRWIGRFARKNFPYLIKELTQRGSIGHCNRVFRWMKYQRNYCARNDIYNMMIRLHARHNRTDHARGLFFEMQEWRCKPDVETYNALINAHGRAGQWRWALNIMDDMLRAAIPPSRYTYNNLINACGSSGNWKEALNVCKKMTEHGVGPDLVTHNIILSAFKSGAQYLKALSYFELMKGTHIRPDTTTLNIIIHCLVKLQQYDKAIDIFNSMREKKSECTPDVVTFTSIIHLYSVCGQVDNCEAAFNMMLAEGLKPNIVSYNALIGAYAACGMDNEALLVFNEIKGNGFRPDVVSYTSLLNAYGRSQKPQKAREIFDMMKTNKLKPNLVSYNSLIDAYGSSGFLTDAIEVLREMEQDGIQPNVVSICTLLAACGRCSRKVKIDTVLTAAKMRGIKLNTVAYNSAIGSYMNVGEYDKAINLYKSMRKKKIKTNSVTYTVLISGCCKMSKYGEALSFMKEMMHLKLPLTKELYSSVICAYSKQGQIEEAESTFNLMKSSGCYPDVVTYTSMLDAYSAAGNWEKAYALFEEMEASDIKLDTIACAALMRSFNKGGQPGRVLNLAESMREKEIPFTDTIFFEMVSACSILQDWRTAVDLIKYIESSLPVISSGCLNQFLHSLGKSGKIETMLKLFFKILASGIDVNLNTYSILLKNLLSSGNWRKYLEVLQWMEDAGIHPSNEMYHDISAFSQKCCGHENAAVIKERLESLKRKSEDQISANRPGETPVLS from the exons ATGGCCAGCACCGGAACTCACTGTCTCCAACTCCCCGGCGCCGCCGCGTCGACTCACCGGAGAACCTCCATTTCGTGCAAGAAGAAAACGGATAAGATTGCATTCAAGGAAACGAAAGAAGGCTTCGTGGACTACGACCTAGGACTGCACGAGGTCTCTACCAAAATCTCCGGCCTCCGCAAGGACAACATCGCTACCCACTACCGCCTCCGTGTCGCCGGAAACCGCTTCCAGAAGGACTGGACGGTGTCCGAGGTCGCCGACCTCGTCCTCTCGCTCGACCTCTCCGACGACATCGACGGCCTACTCAACCGTTGGATAGGCCGCTTCGCACGCAAGAACTTTCCCTACCTTATTAAG GAGTTGACGCAGCGAGGGTCCATTGGACACTGTAATCGCGTATTCAGGTGGATGAAGTACCAGAGAAACTACTGTGCGCGCAATGATATATACAACATGATGATTAGGTTGCACGCTCGCCACAATCGAACGGACCATGCACGTGGATTGTTTTTCGAGATGCAGGAATGGAG GTGTAAACCGGATGTTGAGACTTATAATGCTCTTATCAACGCACATGGTCGAGCTGGACAGTGGCGTTGGGCTTTGAATATCATGGATGACATGCTGCGTGCAGCT ATTCCACCGAGTAGATATACCTATAACAACTTGATAAATGCTTGTGGATCTAGTGGGAATTGGAAAGAAGCACTCAACGTTTGCAAGAAAATGACAGAACACGGTGTCGGGCCTGATCTTGTTACTCACAATATTATTCTATCTGCATTTAAAAGTGGCGCTCAGTATTTGAAAGCTCTGTCATATTTTGAACTAATGAAGGGAACTCATATTCGTCCTGACACAACGACACTTAATATTATTATCCATTGTCTAGTAAAGCTTCAACAATATGACAAAgctattgatatttttaattccaTGAGGGAGAAGAAATCAGAATGTACCCCTGATGTTGTTACATTCACAAGTATCATTCACTTGTATTCTGTGTGTGGACAAGTTGATAATTGTGAGGCTGCATTCAATATGATGCTTGCAGAAGGGCTGAAACCTAATATAGTCTCATATAATGCACTAATTGGTGCATATGCTGCTTGTGGGATGGACAATGAGGCACTTTTGGTTTTCAATGAGATAAAAGGAAATGGTTTTCGGCCTGATGTTGTATCTTATACGTCTCTCCTTAATGCTTATGGAAGGTCACAAAAACCCCAAAAAGCAAGGGAAATATTTGATATGATGAAGACAAACAAGTTGAAGCCAAACCTTGTCAGTTACAATTCACTGATCGATGCCTATGGATCTAGTGGTTTTCTGACAGATGCAATTGAAGTCTTGCGAGAAATGGAACAAGATGGAATTCAACCAAATGTTGTTTCAATATGCACACTCTTGGCTGCCTGCGGACGATGCAGTCGGAAGGTGAAGATTGACACAGTGCTAACAGCAGCTAAGATGCGAGGAATTAAGTTAAACACAGTTGCTTATAATTCTGCTATAGGGAGCTATATGAATGTAGGGGAATATGACAAAGCTATAAACTTGTATAAATCTAtgaggaagaaaaaaattaaaactaattctGTTACTTACACTGTGTTGATAAGTGGTTGTTGTAAGATGTCAAAATATGGTGAAGCCCTATCTTTTATGAAAGAAATGATGCATCTAAAACTTCCTTTGACCAAAGAGCTCTACTCTTCTGTCATATGTGCCTATAGCAAACAG GGTCAAATTGAAGAAGCAGAATCTACATTTAACTTGATGAAATCATCTGGTTGTTACCCTGATGTGGTTACATACACCTCCATGCTTGATGCCTACAGTGCAGCtg GCAATTGGGAGAAAGCCTATGCACTCTTTGAAGAAATGGAAGCAAGTGACATCAAGCTAGATACCATTGCCTGTGCAGCTCTAATGAGATCTTTTAATAAAGGTGGTCAACCGGGAAGGGTTCTTAATCTTGCAGAAAGCATGAGAGAAAAAGAAATTCCTTTCACTGATActatattttttgaaatggtATCAGCCTGTAGCAT ATTACAAGATTGGAGGACAGCTGTTGATTTGATCAAGTACATAGAGTCCTCACTTCCTGTAATTTCATCCGGGTGTTTGAATCAGTTCCTGCATTCTTTAGGAAAAAGTGGAAAGATTGAAACTATGTTGAAG TTATTCTTCAAAATCTTGGCATCGGGTATTGATGTTAACTTAAACACTTACTCTATTTTATTGAAGAACCTTTTATCATCTGGAAATTGGAGGAAGTATTTAGAG GTATTGCAATGGATGGAGGATGCAGGAATTCATCCATCAAATGAAATGTACCACGATATATCTGCGTTTTCTCAAAAATGCTGTGGGCACGAAAATGCTGCTGTTATAAAAGAAAGACTTG AATCCTTGAAAAGAAAATCTGAGGATCAAATTTCTGCCAACCGACCAGGTGAAACTCCTGTTCTTAGTTGA
- the LOC137815331 gene encoding protein MAIN-LIKE 2-like — MVICAWWPAVFFDSTGLLQQQSLAIASSSKSHPSLIHKEMVKTRGGGSQGDRLRPTASVRRRRRHVNEDEEHVEHEDGENVDVELEEAEPQMEVEDEGAPEIEGEGYPGGPRDGTLLTGFEDHVAMQLWNGVDRGELKLVSHGRKMSKMGAPHPRILPAVELSGLAALIGASYDTIDKGLLCAFVERWHPETNSFHLPVGELTITLDDVSNLLHLPIMGQFYTYPSLDTATATDLLVDSLRVDRGVAAAETRHCRGGHVRLSWLREMYEDACTRRQWTVAARAYLLHLVGCTIFADKSATSVSVSYLGLFVDLRHTGGYS; from the exons ATGGTCATTTGTGCGTGGTGGCCGGCCGTCTTCTTCGATAGCACAGGTCTTCTTCAGCAGCAATCTCTTGCAATAGCTTCTTCTTCCAAATCTCATCCATCTCTCATTCATAAAG AAATGGTGAAGACTAGGGGAGGAGGTTCACAAGGTGATCGTCTACGTCCCACAGCCTCtgttagaagaagaagaagacatgttaatgaagatgaagaacatGTTGAACATGAAGATGGAGAAAATGTTGATGTTGAACTTGAAGAAGCTGAACCCCAAATGGAGGTGGAGGATGAAGGCGCACCTGAAATAGAAGGTGAAGGTTATCCTGGAGGTCCACGGGATGGGACACTATTgacaggttttgaagaccatgtGGCCATGCAATTATGGAATGGTGTG GATCGAGGAGAGTTAAAATTGGTGTCTCATGGCCGAAAAATGAGTAAGATGGGTGCTCCTCATCCTCGGATACTACctgcagtggagttgtcaggtTTAGCTGCACTTATTGGGGCAAGCTATGACACGATAGACAAAGGACTGTTGTGTGCCTTTGTAGAAAGGTGGCACCCAGAGACAAATTCATTTCATCTGCCTGTAGGTGAGTTGACCATCACATTGGATGATGTGTCGAATTTGTTGCACCTCCCAATTATGGGGCAATTCTACACGTATCCGAGCTTGGATACAGCTACGGCGACCGATTTGCTTGTTGATTCACTTCGTGTAGATCGGGGAGTAGCAGCTGCTGAGACTCGTCATTGTCGGGGTGGACATGTGCGTCTAAGCTGGTTGAGGGAGATGTATGAGGACGCATGTACCAGGAGACAATGGACTGTTGCTGCACGGGCATATTTGCTCCACCTAGTAGGTTGCACCATCTTTGCAGATAAGAGTGCTACGTCGGTTAGTGTATCCTACTTGGGATTATTTGTAGATTTAAGGCACACCGGAGGATACTCGTGA